One window of Methanothermobacter tenebrarum genomic DNA carries:
- a CDS encoding TIGR00153 family protein has product MRKFFLKESKVELYAKEHVKKVYECYREFEKLMPHFYNGDYEKVDILTRKISALEHEADEIRRKMEMGFYEGAFLPFDREDRIMLTEKVDKVADTIESTAFTISLSKVEFPADFQKDFEAFMEVIGQIVKALDDCINFLEEDLTEAIRKAHEIEKLEEKADEIERRILTKLYKSYRDEEIGVVKLLGMKEVTVHLGNIADRAEDASDRVLIIAAKRRG; this is encoded by the coding sequence ATGAGAAAATTTTTCCTAAAAGAGAGCAAAGTTGAATTGTATGCTAAAGAGCATGTGAAGAAAGTTTATGAGTGTTACAGGGAATTTGAGAAGCTGATGCCCCACTTTTATAATGGGGATTATGAGAAGGTGGATATTCTAACAAGGAAAATATCCGCCCTAGAACATGAGGCGGATGAAATACGCCGGAAGATGGAGATGGGATTCTATGAGGGGGCATTTTTACCATTTGACAGGGAAGATAGGATAATGTTAACTGAAAAGGTTGATAAGGTGGCTGACACGATCGAATCAACAGCGTTCACAATATCCTTGAGTAAAGTTGAATTCCCAGCCGATTTTCAAAAGGATTTTGAAGCATTCATGGAGGTTATAGGACAGATCGTAAAAGCGCTAGATGATTGTATAAACTTCCTAGAAGAGGATCTTACAGAGGCTATCCGGAAAGCTCATGAGATCGAGAAACTTGAAGAGAAGGCGGACGAAATTGAAAGAAGGATATTAACTAAGCTTTACAAGTCCTATAGGGATGAGGAGATTGGCGTGGTTAAACTCCTGGGGATGAAGGAGGTTACAGTACACCTTGGGAATATAGCAGACAGGGCCGAGGATGCGTCAGATCGTGTGCTTATTATAGCTGCTAAGAGGAGGGGTTGA
- a CDS encoding DUF357 domain-containing protein, translating into MAVERIKKDIELLEKNIREMLHLDFSREEKDIIQRAENYKEDSIYYLEKGDYITSFGCINYAHGLIDSLRILHGIGVK; encoded by the coding sequence TTGGCAGTTGAAAGGATCAAAAAGGATATTGAACTTCTAGAGAAAAATATAAGGGAAATGTTACATCTAGATTTTAGTAGGGAGGAGAAGGATATTATCCAGAGGGCTGAAAATTATAAAGAAGACTCCATATATTATCTAGAGAAGGGTGATTATATAACATCTTTTGGTTGTATAAATTATGCACATGGTTTAATCGACTCTTTACGTATTCTACATGGGATAGGGGTTAAATAA
- the pgsA gene encoding archaetidylinositol phosphate synthase, with translation MLNNLRPYLGRITDPIASRIKVNPNYVTLAGFIIALVAAYTFAVKNLFLGGLLIALSGFMDIIDGAIARGNSKATKFGGFLDSTLDRFSDAFILVGITYGGFIGWLTGMLALHASLSVSYVRARAEGEGVPCSVGVAERAERLLILMLGAFLGSVLGGFIMEIAVILVIVLGYFTVVQRIYYSWKMMFCG, from the coding sequence ATGTTAAATAATCTCAGACCCTACCTTGGGAGGATAACAGACCCCATAGCATCAAGGATTAAGGTAAACCCAAATTATGTTACCCTAGCCGGTTTTATAATCGCTTTGGTGGCCGCTTACACTTTTGCGGTGAAGAACTTGTTTCTCGGGGGGTTGTTAATAGCCTTGAGTGGTTTTATGGATATTATTGATGGGGCTATTGCAAGGGGAAATTCTAAGGCGACGAAATTTGGAGGATTCTTGGATTCAACTCTAGACAGGTTCTCGGACGCGTTTATACTGGTAGGTATAACCTATGGCGGTTTTATAGGCTGGTTAACTGGGATGTTGGCACTTCATGCTTCTTTAAGTGTGAGTTATGTTAGGGCCCGTGCAGAGGGTGAAGGCGTACCTTGTAGTGTTGGGGTTGCTGAAAGGGCTGAAAGACTATTAATATTAATGTTGGGGGCGTTTTTGGGTTCGGTTCTTGGAGGTTTTATCATGGAGATTGCTGTTATCCTGGTTATTGTCCTTGGATATTTTACCGTGGTCCAGAGGATCTATTATTCTTGGAAGATGATGTTTTGTGGGTGA